The following nucleotide sequence is from Siniperca chuatsi isolate FFG_IHB_CAS linkage group LG2, ASM2008510v1, whole genome shotgun sequence.
AGTGTATGCGCTCCAACTGCCGCTTTGTCCATGGATCTAAAGAGGATGAGGACTATTATAAAAAAACAGGAGAGCTACCCCTCAGACTAAGAGGGAAAGTTGCAGCAAGACTGGGCCTGTCGCCCATGGATCTCCCCCATAGCCGTGGGGAGGTCCCCATCTGCAGAGACTTCCTGAAGGGAGAGTGCCAGAGGggcaataaatgtaaatttcgCCATGTCAAAAAAGACTATGAATATGAGCCTTCCAGGGTTGGAGTGGGTGGTGTTGTGGGGCCAGGTCCCAGTGGAATGGTGAATGCTGGTGGAGGGAtaggtggtggaggagggggtgCCTGTGGAGGAATGCAAGGACTTGTGGGGGGTGGAGGTGGAAGTAATATGATGGGGATGGGTTGCCCCAGCCTGGGTGGTTGCAGAGATCCAGTTATCTCAGGAGTTGGGGGAGTAGGTGGAGGTGGGATGACTGGTTGTCTGTCCATAAGTTCTTCAGGACAGCGGCGTTATGACAGGAGCGCATGCTCAGTGTATGACCCTCTGCTTGAAAGTGGGCTGTTTGATGCTAGCTCCCTGGAGGCCTCTATGGACCACACTGCTCTACAGTTCAAGAGGCGGCGGTTGGAGGGGCTGCGCCTGGCAGATGGGAGTGGAGGTGGGCACTATGAGCTGGGACTGCAAGCCACTTTGCCGACACGTCCTCTGGAGTACAGGTTCCTCGAGGAAGAAAACTCCCTGCTGAGGAAGAGAGTGGAAGAGTTGAAGAAGCAGGTTAGAATAAGAGATggaaaaacattatttggatCTCTGAGAAGTCCATGCATGAAATTATACAGGACTGGCAAGCCTTTCCCACATGTATAGCACTTGTATTTCAGTATGTATTATGAAatctgatttgtgtttttaacaacTAATACCAGACACAACGGGGTGCACAGTAACAGCCACATTTGACAGTGTAATGCAATGTCTtaacaaataattaattttataagCTCAACAAAGGTGGCATTTATTGTAGGCTGTTGTATCAGATTTCATTATATTGTCAAATGTACTTTGTATGCTTCCTGTACTGAATGAATTAATATGGTCCTTTCACATGATCGTGTCATGTGCCATATTATATTACATAGCCTTAAATTCAACTTACTTGCTTTAgtttttcattacattacaaatgTAACAAATCTTTAACAGCATTAGTAAACTTGGAAATGTTGATTTAGTTGTTGCCTGgtgtttgtatttaaaaatctgtttatcaTTTTCAGAGTGATCACAGCCtctaaacatttgttttaaattttggtgGCAGGCCTACTTTTTTGTTGacacactgtatttttaatggGAGAGGAGCAGTGTCCAAGCCACTTATTCGATAACAAAATTTAAAAGTTTAATATGGACCAGTCAGTGATTAGGACTGGAAGAACGTTTTATTTACAGATGAAACAAAGTTTAAGGTAGTAGTAGAAAAGTTAATGGAAATAGATGGCAGCATGAGAGATTAATGCTTTAAATGAATGCATTCTTTATGGCTTAAACAGGATCAAGTACATGTTTACCACAGAAAAGCATCACTTTATTTTGCACAGGCATGCTAGTCCTTCTGGTGGATTTATTTTTGAGCAGTAATGACCctaaacaaacagagaaatgtCAGACCTGTTTTTAAATCCAAGGAACAGCTGACTTGGAAGGGTTTTCCCTTCACAGTCACCTGACTAAAACCCCAATGAATATATTTAGGAACATCAtaagacacagacacactctggGAAGAGTAAAGGCTACTTGATCATTATGCACAAACGTGTAGAATCAATAACTGCAAAAGCTGTGATTACGGTAGTTGGTGGACATGCTAAATGTTAAGGACTTATGGCTGTCAGTAAACAATTTCCTTTTTAACTTTAAAGTAGCTataatgtgttttggtgtggtttcaaaaaatatataattagaACCTTGTCTTTGATAAATGTTAAGAGTTCCCGGCCGTGGACTTTTTGGAATCCAGCCCAtagacattttttcttttctaatccatgtcttgtgtgtttttcaggtttCAAATCTCATTGCCACAAATGAGGTTCTTCTGGAGCAGAACGCCCAGTTCCGAAACCAGGCCAAGGTGATGACGCTGTCCTCCACTCCTGCACCCACTGAGCAGAGTCTGGCGCCCCCTGTGGGTGCAGTAAGTTCCTATAATCATGGCATCGCCCAGACTCACACCACTCTGAGCAGCGCTGGACTGCAGCCTCGGCCTGTCACTCAGCAAGACCTGGTAGCTCCTACCGGTGCCCCTGCAGCGCCCCCGACTAATGCTGCCCCACCTACAGCCCCTCCGCCCCACCTCAACCCTGAGATCACCCCCCTCTCAGCCGCCCTTGCACAGACCATTGCCCAAGGGATGGCACCACCTGTTTCTATGGCACCAGTATCTGTATCTGTGGCACCAGTGGCAGTGTCCATGACACAGCCTCTGCCTGGCATCACCATGAGTCACGCCACCACCCCGATGGTGTCGTACCCCATAGCGAGTCAAAGCATGAGGATCACCACTCTGCCTCACTAACTGATTAATTGCAGCACTGTAGTACCCATAAATCAGACTGTAGCGTCCTTGACTGGGATTTTTAACGTAGATTGTCTTCTTTTATGTGTATGAGCTCAGCTGATGACAGTACAGTGACAGTGTCTAGACCTGTAACAGTGAGGTAAAGACACTTGTACTTCTCCACCAGAGGGCAGGATAAAGATTACTTTATTCAGCCTCCCTGTGTATTCTATGACAACatcataaatgcattttttcctACAGACTGACTGCCCTGTGAACAGCCTTTGCaccaaaaatggcaacaaactGCAAATATGAGGTCATCCATAGTGTTTGAACCATTTTCTGCAAGACTGCTGTGCCGTCCTTGTGGGGACATGAAGACTTTGGAagcagtttgtgtttatatttttgtggaTTGCTCTGGTGTAAATTAACTTTGGTActttgcacatttaaaaaaaaaagaataacaaaCACTGAATCTCGTGTTGTCTGTCACTTTGTTTACAGCTGCCT
It contains:
- the zc3h10 gene encoding LOW QUALITY PROTEIN: zinc finger CCCH domain-containing protein 10 (The sequence of the model RefSeq protein was modified relative to this genomic sequence to represent the inferred CDS: substituted 1 base at 1 genomic stop codon), with the translated sequence MPDRDSSYLSGGGGSAGGLGEEGGPGSGLAGGSAEGRGGSGGSVGGNVSGSGSMGGGGALGNGNSCGNGGGGGQGAGLALDGVCRDFIRNVCKRGKRCRFRHPDFNEVPDLGVQKNXFIFCHDHQNKECMRSNCRFVHGSKEDEDYYKKTGELPLRLRGKVAARLGLSPMDLPHSRGEVPICRDFLKGECQRGNKCKFRHVKKDYEYEPSRVGVGGVVGPGPSGMVNAGGGIGGGGGGACGGMQGLVGGGGGSNMMGMGCPSLGGCRDPVISGVGGVGGGGMTGCLSISSSGQRRYDRSACSVYDPLLESGLFDASSLEASMDHTALQFKRRRLEGLRLADGSGGGHYELGLQATLPTRPLEYRFLEEENSLLRKRVEELKKQVSNLIATNEVLLEQNAQFRNQAKVMTLSSTPAPTEQSLAPPVGAVSSYNHGIAQTHTTLSSAGLQPRPVTQQDLVAPTGAPAAPPTNAAPPTAPPPHLNPEITPLSAALAQTIAQGMAPPVSMAPVSVSVAPVAVSMTQPLPGITMSHATTPMVSYPIASQSMRITTLPH